TCATTGATATACGTTGACACCGTTCGGTGATATTTGATCACGTTTTCAGTTAAGAAGGCAGTCTTGCGCATTCCTTCTGAATGGTAGTGGTCAACTGGCCAGTGCAGACGATTCCCGTGGTCGTCATAATACCAATCCTGTTCCTTGCGACAAGTGAAGATCGGATGTTCCACCGAAAAAACAAACGCGCCTCCGGTTTTTAAACAAGTAAAAACCTTTTGGCAAACCGCTTTGAAGGACTCTACGTAGTGCAGGGCTAAAGAGCTGATTACCACGTCAAATTGTTCTTTGGAGAAATTGATGTCTTCAATCGGCATTCTTATATAGGAAATGTAGGGGTCATTGGTCATTTCACGGGCTCTTTGAAGCATCTTTTCGGAGATGTCCACACCGACCACTTTACTCGCCTTTTGTTCACGGGCGTACCGGCAATGCCAGCCGAAACCGCAACCTAAATCAAGTACACTCTTGTTTCGAAGATCAGGGAGCAATGCTTTAAAGACATGCCATTCACCCGCACCTTCAAGTCCTTTGGCGGATCGAGGCATTTTTTCATATTCAGCAAAGAATTTTGGATCATCATATTTGTTCTGTTTCACCATTGCCCACCTCCTGTAAAAACTCCTACATATAGTTTCTGATTTTTGGCATAATCAAAAGTTCATAACGGTTGGGACGGTCCTGAGGATGATTCAAAAAACCTCGGTAAAATCCAATTTACCGGGGTAAAGGTTATCTGCCTGTTTGATGATGGACCGTCTGGTCACGAGGTTTGATCGTCGGGAGGAATCATTCTGATCCACCCGTTGGCGTTCAAGATCTTGAGGAACTGAACCAGTCTCGGCAGCACGGGTTCCGCCTTGGAGCCGAAGACCTGCTCCAGGGCGTCGGCCAGATCCTGCACGGAGCGGGTTCCGTCGCAACGGGACAGGACGAAGCTGCCCAGTTCATCCAACCGGACCCGGATCGCCTCCGGCTGGCCGAGCCACCGGATGGAGAGGCGTTCCAGCCATCCGGTTCGAGGAACCACCAGGGTGAGGCGCTCCTCCTCGCCGGGGGACGGCTCCAGGAGACAGCCCTCCCTGAGGATCGGTTTCAGGACGAGCATGTTTTTTCGCTTTTTCCTGCTGAACACCGGCATACACCCCATCAAGGGTTTGTGTGAAGGGCAGGGGAGGGGAGCCGTCCGTGGAACTCCTCTCCCTTGTTTTTCCCCGATTCGAAGGCGGAAATCAGCTTCGGCTTGACGCCTTGTCGGAGGATGCCCGGCGGGCGATGTACCACAGGAGCAAGGTGACGGCCAGGAACATGGCACAGGAGATCCATCCCTTTTCGCTGGCGGGACTTTCCGGAATCGGCACGCCGGCGACGATCAGGATGGCGATCACCACGCCGATCAGGGATTCGCCGGCGATCAGCCCGGAGGCGAAGAGGACGCCCGCGTCTTTGCGGAGCCGCCTGAGCCCCTCGTCCTTGGTGAAGAAATCGATCAGCCAGCGGACCGCACCGCCGATGATGATCGGGGTGCTCACGTGGACCGGCAGGTAGACGCCGACGGCCACCACCAGGGAATTGAGCCCCAAAAATTCGATGACGACGGCGATGGCCGCGCCGAGGAAGATCAGATCCCAGGCCATGCTGCCCTGCATCATGCCCTCGATGATGGTTTTCATCAGGACCGCCTTCGGTGCGAGAAGCTCCTTGGAACCCATTTCGTAGGCCTGATCCAGGATGACCAGGACCGCGCCGATCACGAGGCCGGAGGCGACGACGCCGATCATCATGGCCAGCTGCTGTTTCCAGGGCGTTCCGCCGACGAGATATCCCGTCTTCAGATCCTGGGAGATGTCCCCGGCCACGGCCAGGGCGGTGCAAACCACGGCCCCCACCGTCAGGGCGGCCACCATGCCTTCGACCCCGCTCATGCCGGAGATCTTAAACAGGAAGGTGACGATCAGGATGGTGGCGATCGTCATGCCCGAAACCGGCGAGGAGGAACTTCCGACGATCCCGACGATGCGGGAGGCGACGGCCACGAACAGGAAACCGAAAACGGTGATGGACAGGGCGCCGAGGATGCCCACGTTGGTGACGGGGGCGAAGGCCAAAACGATGACGACGACCAATGTGCCCAGTCCCACCCACTTCAGGGGGATATCCTGATCGGTCCGAGCCAGGGTTTGTCCGCTCAGACGGTATTCCCGGGCGCTCCGGGCGGTGTCCCGGATGGAGCGGATCAGGGTGGGCAGCGTTTTCACCATGGTGATCAGGCCCGCCATCGCCACGGCACCGGCTCCGATATAGGTGATGTAGCCCTGCCAGAGGCCCCAGGCATCCAATTCGGCGATGGGGGCCTCAGCGGGGAAAATCGTCTCTTTCGACCCGGCGCCGAAAAAGCTGATCATCGGGATGAGCACCAGCCAGCCGAGCAATCCGCCCGCCAGCATCTGTCCCGCGATGCGGGGACCGATGATGTAACCGACTCCCAAGAGGGCCGGATAGATGTCGATCCCGATCACGGCGTTTTTAAAGTTGGCGATCTGGGTTTCCACTTCCGTTTTGAACAGCTTGAACCCGTCGCCCAGGGCCTTCACCAGTCCTCCCGCCAGGAAGCCGCCGGCCACCAGGCGGGCATTTCTTCCCCCCGTGTCCCCGGTTTTCAACACTTCGGCGCAGGCCGTTCCCTCGGGATACGGCAGGGTGTGATGTTCGTTCACGATCAACAGGCGCCGGAGGGGAACCATCATAAACACGCCCAGAAATCCACCCGTCAGGACGATAAACACGATCATCGCCTGACTGGGAGAAAGGTCCCAGAGGAAGAGAGCGGGCAGGGTGAACACGGCCCCCGCGCCGATCGCTTCCCCGGCGGTGGTCATGGTCTGCACGATGTTGTTCTCCAGGATGGAATTCCGGCGGAAAAGGCCCCGAAGGATTCCCATCGAGATCACTGCGGCGGGGATCGATGCCGACACCGTCATCCCGATTTTCAAACCGAGATAGGCGTTCGCGGCGCCGAACACGATCGCGAGCAGGATTCCCAGGGCGCAGGCCAGCAGGGTCAGCTCCGGCAATGATTTTTCGGGTGATACATAGGGGACGAACTCTGTACTGCGAGGGTTGGATTCTTTCTTCATCGTCTGCTCCCTTCTTTCGAGAATCCGGAAAAACAACACAAAAGGGAAAGTCCACTGCGGCACCCCCAGGAACCGCAGGAACTTCCGCCGACAAATGAAAGGGATTTTTCATAATCAACAATAACTTTTTAAATATTTTAGATGTGAACGCAAACCGGAAAAGGATTTTTTCGAATCTTTTGTTGGTTGTTTTTCCGTGTATTATAGTACTATTCTAAAGGACTGCCGCAGGAGGAACAAATGAATAATTTCCCATATTTATATAACAGATTTAAATAATATGGACACTGGCGACGGGGTATGTCGTGTTCGCTCGCTTTTTTTGGGGAATGAGGGATAAGGAAATGTCAAGGAAAGGAGCGGGTTTCGGATGAAAGGAATTCGAATCGGTGAGGCCGAGATATGGCTGAAACAGGGGGATATCACGAAGGAGGAGGTGGATGCCATCGTCAACGCCGCCAACTCGGGGCTGCTGGGAGGAGGCGGTGTGGATGGCGCGATCCATCGGGCAGGCGGTCCTGAAATCATGGAGGAGTGCCGGCAAATCCGCGCCCGGGAAGGCGGATGTCCCACCGGAGGAGCGGTGGTGACCGGTGCGGGAAAACTGAAGGCACGTTATGTCATCCATGCGGTCGGTCCGGTGTGGCAGGGGGGTGGAAAGGGGGAGGAGGAGCTGCTCCGCAGCGCATACCGCAACAGTCTGCAGCGGGCGGCGGAACGGCGGCTTAGGGCGGTCGCCTTTCCATCGATCAGCACCGGCGCTTACGGATACCCGGTGGAAAAGGCGGCGCCGGCCGCCTTGTCGGAGGTGAAGCGGTTTTTGGAGGAGGAGCCGCATTCCCTTCGGGAAATCCGGTTCGTGCTGTTCAACGAGGAGACCTACCGGGCCTACGAGGAGGCGTTGGACCGCTTGAAGTCATAGCCAGCCGCTTTTTTTCGGAAAACAAACGAAGGTTCCGGGGGGATGCCCCAACCCTTCCCCGAGAAAGCCCCCGCGGAGGGACTACGAAGATGAAAAGGCCGCCGGAAGCATCTCCCGGCGGCCGGTTCGGTCACTCGCTATCGCGCCTCTCCTCCAACCTTCGCACGACGTCTTCGTCCGGTGTGACGTACAGCGTTTTCTGATGGTCGTAAATGACAAATCCGGGACGGGCCCCTGCGGGCTTCCGCACATGTTTGACCAGGGTGTAATCCACCGGCACCTGGCTGGACCGGCGCGCCTTGCTGAAATAAGCCGCCAGGATGGCCGCTTCCCTGAGGGTGGTCTCACCGAAGCGATTGGAGCGGATTACCGTGTGGGAACCGGGAATCTCCTTGGTGTGAAGCCAGGTATCGGTGGCGGAAGCCAACCGGTGGGTCAGATAGTCGTTCTGTTTGTTGTTTTTTCCGACCAGGATGGGGATACCCTCCGACGAACGGTAGACCGCCGGCTTGGGGGGCTCCTTTTTCTTTTTGCGGGGCGCAGCGGGGGAGGGGCGAAGCCACCCCTCTTCCTCCAGTTCCTCCCGGATCTGCGCCACCTCCGAAGGCGAGGCGTTTTCGAGGGAAGCGAGGACGGACTCCAGGTATTGGATGTCGGAGCGGGCCTTGGCGATCTGCTCTTCGCTCCATTTTTGCGCCGCCTTCAGCTTGTTGTATTTCTTGAAAAAGCGCTGGGCGTTCTCCGAGGGGGACAGATGGGGTTCCAGGGGAATGGTGACCGGGGGAGCGTCCGGTTCGTAGTAGTTGATGACCGTCACCGCCTCGTCACCGCTTTTCACCTCATGCATGTAAGCGGTGAGAAGTTCCCCCCAGATCCGGTAGGTGTTCGCCTCCTCGGCTTCCTGCGCCTCCCTTTTTAGGACTTCGATTTTCTTTTCGTTTTT
This region of Planifilum fimeticola genomic DNA includes:
- a CDS encoding OPT family oligopeptide transporter, translated to MKKESNPRSTEFVPYVSPEKSLPELTLLACALGILLAIVFGAANAYLGLKIGMTVSASIPAAVISMGILRGLFRRNSILENNIVQTMTTAGEAIGAGAVFTLPALFLWDLSPSQAMIVFIVLTGGFLGVFMMVPLRRLLIVNEHHTLPYPEGTACAEVLKTGDTGGRNARLVAGGFLAGGLVKALGDGFKLFKTEVETQIANFKNAVIGIDIYPALLGVGYIIGPRIAGQMLAGGLLGWLVLIPMISFFGAGSKETIFPAEAPIAELDAWGLWQGYITYIGAGAVAMAGLITMVKTLPTLIRSIRDTARSAREYRLSGQTLARTDQDIPLKWVGLGTLVVVIVLAFAPVTNVGILGALSITVFGFLFVAVASRIVGIVGSSSSPVSGMTIATILIVTFLFKISGMSGVEGMVAALTVGAVVCTALAVAGDISQDLKTGYLVGGTPWKQQLAMMIGVVASGLVIGAVLVILDQAYEMGSKELLAPKAVLMKTIIEGMMQGSMAWDLIFLGAAIAVVIEFLGLNSLVVAVGVYLPVHVSTPIIIGGAVRWLIDFFTKDEGLRRLRKDAGVLFASGLIAGESLIGVVIAILIVAGVPIPESPASEKGWISCAMFLAVTLLLWYIARRASSDKASSRS
- a CDS encoding PqqD family protein encodes the protein MFSRKKRKNMLVLKPILREGCLLEPSPGEEERLTLVVPRTGWLERLSIRWLGQPEAIRVRLDELGSFVLSRCDGTRSVQDLADALEQVFGSKAEPVLPRLVQFLKILNANGWIRMIPPDDQTS
- a CDS encoding class I SAM-dependent methyltransferase, with the protein product MKQNKYDDPKFFAEYEKMPRSAKGLEGAGEWHVFKALLPDLRNKSVLDLGCGFGWHCRYAREQKASKVVGVDISEKMLQRAREMTNDPYISYIRMPIEDINFSKEQFDVVISSLALHYVESFKAVCQKVFTCLKTGGAFVFSVEHPIFTCRKEQDWYYDDHGNRLHWPVDHYHSEGMRKTAFLTENVIKYHRTVSTYINDLIRSGFNIRAVKEPVPPEKMLMRLPEMKDEWRRPMFLIISAEKT
- a CDS encoding O-acetyl-ADP-ribose deacetylase — encoded protein: MKGIRIGEAEIWLKQGDITKEEVDAIVNAANSGLLGGGGVDGAIHRAGGPEIMEECRQIRAREGGCPTGGAVVTGAGKLKARYVIHAVGPVWQGGGKGEEELLRSAYRNSLQRAAERRLRAVAFPSISTGAYGYPVEKAAPAALSEVKRFLEEEPHSLREIRFVLFNEETYRAYEEALDRLKS